From Chthonomonas sp., the proteins below share one genomic window:
- the nuoG gene encoding NADH-quinone oxidoreductase subunit NuoG — protein sequence MAAVESTELVTITINEVELQVPKGELIVESVKRLGLEIPIFCYHPRMKPVGMCRMCLVEVGFKQPDGSVRKMPKPQAGCTLPASEGMVIFTDTEPVHRDRKGVLEFLLINHPLDCPICDRGGECPLQNNTIFYGPSTSRFVDMKRHAHKAFPLSDYVTLDLERCIQCGRCVRFTEEISGDAQLAFRFRGADMQPSTFKLTDFESKFSGNVIEICPVGALTSSKYRFRARPWDLETRAGLCLGCGNGCNVWMDHRAGKLVRVNGRINEEVNEEWTCDRGKFGHDFYNDPSRLTQPLLRQGNAFVPISWADAYAKIAENFTASSAGLIGSTISNEGLYMFQRLFREGFKSSNIDHRWTRFVPPAGQRLQDRHQSTIAGLEAKATLLVVGTNLSESQPIVFLRVRKAWFSRGAKVVTINSGPADTDSFAHSRMFCKPGGLDESVAALRALVEGRAEHAERGARLAGLSLEDLQATVELLKGGDFAVITSNSIYETNRPIETLADLQAICAALGGEFNCFVEGGNDEGAVELGVVPDAGPGGKPLSQAGLNTHEIFRDCISGEVDALWVVGDPFRRHPNRRLVEDAIESVPFLVYQGVQTAEVMEYASLILPMEAPAEHDGTYTNVEGRVQRMQQVVANPGDGKPAWRIFNEMFVRLEPSRPFFNASEIMDAIAREVPAFREASYAQLAPEGTPLKPVIEDFAM from the coding sequence ATGGCCGCGGTTGAGAGCACGGAACTCGTTACGATCACTATTAACGAAGTTGAATTGCAGGTGCCTAAAGGCGAACTGATCGTCGAATCGGTCAAGCGCCTTGGCCTCGAGATTCCGATCTTCTGCTATCACCCGCGCATGAAGCCGGTGGGTATGTGCCGAATGTGCCTGGTCGAGGTGGGCTTTAAGCAACCCGATGGCAGCGTGCGCAAGATGCCCAAGCCGCAAGCCGGTTGCACCCTCCCCGCCAGCGAGGGCATGGTCATTTTCACCGATACCGAGCCGGTTCACCGCGACCGCAAGGGTGTTCTGGAATTCCTGCTCATCAATCACCCGCTCGACTGCCCCATTTGCGACCGTGGTGGCGAGTGCCCGCTGCAAAACAACACCATTTTCTACGGTCCTTCGACCAGCCGATTCGTGGACATGAAGCGGCACGCCCACAAGGCGTTTCCGCTGAGCGATTACGTGACGCTCGACCTTGAGCGCTGCATCCAGTGCGGTCGCTGCGTGCGGTTTACGGAGGAGATTTCCGGCGACGCTCAACTCGCATTCCGATTCCGCGGCGCGGATATGCAGCCGAGCACATTTAAGCTCACCGATTTCGAAAGCAAGTTCAGCGGCAACGTCATCGAGATTTGTCCGGTCGGCGCGCTGACCAGCTCGAAATATCGCTTCCGCGCTCGCCCTTGGGACCTCGAAACTCGCGCTGGACTCTGCCTCGGTTGCGGCAACGGCTGTAACGTGTGGATGGATCACCGCGCCGGCAAGCTGGTGCGCGTGAATGGCCGCATCAACGAAGAAGTGAATGAGGAGTGGACCTGCGACCGCGGGAAGTTTGGCCACGACTTCTACAACGACCCCTCGCGCTTGACGCAGCCTCTGTTGCGACAAGGCAACGCATTCGTGCCGATCAGCTGGGCCGACGCCTACGCCAAGATCGCCGAGAACTTTACGGCCAGCTCGGCTGGACTCATCGGCTCGACGATTTCGAACGAAGGGCTCTACATGTTCCAACGCTTGTTCCGCGAAGGCTTCAAGTCGAGCAACATTGACCACCGCTGGACGCGCTTTGTGCCGCCTGCAGGCCAACGTCTGCAAGATCGCCATCAATCCACCATCGCCGGTTTGGAAGCGAAGGCAACTTTGCTCGTCGTTGGCACCAACCTCAGCGAATCGCAGCCGATCGTGTTCCTGCGAGTCCGCAAGGCGTGGTTCAGTCGCGGCGCCAAGGTGGTCACCATCAACTCTGGTCCCGCCGACACCGATTCGTTTGCCCACAGCCGAATGTTCTGTAAGCCGGGCGGACTGGATGAAAGCGTAGCGGCTCTGCGCGCGCTCGTCGAAGGTCGCGCCGAACACGCCGAGCGTGGTGCGCGGCTTGCGGGTCTTTCGCTCGAAGACCTTCAAGCGACGGTCGAACTGCTCAAGGGCGGCGACTTCGCCGTGATCACCAGCAACTCGATTTACGAAACCAATCGCCCGATTGAAACCCTCGCCGATCTTCAGGCCATCTGCGCGGCCCTGGGCGGCGAGTTTAACTGCTTTGTCGAAGGCGGCAACGACGAGGGCGCGGTGGAACTTGGCGTAGTTCCCGACGCCGGTCCCGGCGGCAAGCCGCTGAGCCAGGCGGGCCTCAACACTCACGAGATTTTCCGCGACTGCATCAGCGGGGAAGTGGATGCGCTTTGGGTCGTGGGCGACCCGTTCCGCCGTCATCCGAATCGCCGTCTGGTGGAAGACGCGATCGAGTCGGTGCCGTTCTTGGTTTATCAAGGTGTGCAAACGGCCGAGGTGATGGAGTACGCGAGCCTGATTTTGCCGATGGAAGCGCCCGCCGAGCACGATGGCACCTACACCAACGTGGAAGGTCGCGTGCAGCGCATGCAGCAAGTGGTCGCCAATCCGGGCGACGGCAAGCCCGCCTGGCGCATCTTCAACGAGATGTTTGTTCGGCTCGAACCGAGCCGCCCGTTCTTCAACGCGAGCGAGATCATGGATGCGATTGCCCGCGAAGTGCCGGCATTCCGCGAGGCGAGCTATGCCCAACTCGCGCCCGAAGGCACCCCACTCAAGCCGGTCATCGAAGACTTCGCGATGTAA
- a CDS encoding ATP-dependent Clp protease proteolytic subunit, with protein sequence MGIPYVIEKTQNGERSYDIWSRLLVDRIIYLGTGVDDYVANLLVAQMLFLEKQDRDSDIKLYINSPGGSVSSGLAIYDTMKLVKCDISTICVGMAASMGAVLLAGGTKGKRYVLPNARVMIHQVSGGTQGTVADMKIAVQEADRYQEILSKILAEASDKDQDTVKKDMDRDYWMSAEESVAYGLVDKVVSRS encoded by the coding sequence ATGGGAATTCCTTACGTCATCGAAAAGACTCAGAACGGAGAGCGCAGTTACGACATCTGGTCCCGCTTGTTGGTGGACCGCATCATTTACCTTGGCACGGGCGTTGACGATTACGTCGCGAATCTCCTGGTTGCCCAGATGCTGTTCCTCGAAAAGCAAGACCGCGATTCGGACATCAAGCTTTACATCAATTCTCCGGGCGGTTCCGTCTCCTCGGGCCTCGCCATCTACGACACGATGAAACTCGTGAAGTGCGACATCAGCACGATCTGCGTTGGCATGGCTGCCTCCATGGGTGCGGTGCTGCTGGCCGGTGGCACCAAGGGCAAGCGCTATGTGCTTCCCAATGCCCGCGTGATGATTCACCAAGTGAGCGGTGGCACGCAAGGCACGGTGGCCGACATGAAGATCGCCGTACAGGAAGCAGACCGTTACCAAGAAATTTTGTCCAAAATTCTGGCCGAAGCGTCAGATAAGGACCAAGATACGGTAAAGAAAGATATGGACCGGGACTACTGGATGTCGGCAGAAGAATCTGTCGCCTACGGTCTCGTGGATAAGGTGGTTTCTCGTAGCTAA
- the clpX gene encoding ATP-dependent Clp protease ATP-binding subunit ClpX, translated as MARIVERRDQCCLCGKTKEQVKKLIVGLHGAVCSDCVDLCNDILTSEGIGAGAAGSARRGGDKVASGAAGATTGGASSAEFSLPKPKDIVKRLDSYVIGQEHAKRALSVAVYNHYKRITEIGTANTDVELAKSNILMVGPTGSGKTLLAQTLARMLEVPFAIADATALTEAGYVGEDVENILLKLFQTAESMDPKRAKELCERGIIYVDEIDKIGRRGDNPSITRDVSGEGVQQALLKILEGTVANVPPQGGRKHPQQEYLQIDTKNILFICGGAFEGLEDIIRRRRKESVIGFMSEPAMTKEEETLILREVQPDDLLKFGLIPEFIGRLPVLTSLDQLDEETLVRILSEPKNSLIKQYARLFELDGVELEVQEGALREIAHEAIKRKTGARALRAILESLMLEIMFEVPSNEDVKKVIVPEGAVGKTAEPQLLTAEDLKKAS; from the coding sequence ATGGCAAGAATTGTGGAACGTCGCGACCAATGCTGCCTCTGCGGGAAAACCAAAGAGCAAGTAAAGAAACTCATCGTCGGATTGCATGGCGCAGTCTGTTCGGATTGCGTTGACCTGTGCAACGACATCCTGACCAGCGAAGGCATCGGCGCCGGCGCGGCGGGCTCGGCTCGACGCGGTGGCGACAAGGTGGCCAGCGGCGCGGCCGGAGCCACTACAGGGGGGGCTTCCTCGGCTGAGTTCTCGCTGCCCAAGCCCAAGGACATTGTCAAGCGGCTGGACTCGTACGTCATCGGCCAAGAGCACGCCAAGCGCGCCCTCTCGGTGGCGGTTTACAACCACTACAAACGCATTACCGAAATCGGCACGGCAAACACCGATGTCGAACTCGCTAAGAGCAACATTCTCATGGTGGGGCCGACCGGCTCGGGCAAAACTCTGCTCGCGCAGACGCTGGCCCGCATGCTGGAAGTTCCGTTCGCCATTGCCGACGCGACCGCCCTCACCGAGGCTGGTTACGTTGGCGAAGACGTGGAGAACATCTTGCTGAAGCTGTTCCAAACCGCGGAATCCATGGACCCCAAGCGGGCCAAGGAGCTCTGCGAGCGCGGCATCATCTACGTGGACGAAATCGACAAGATCGGTCGCCGCGGAGACAATCCTTCGATCACGCGCGACGTGAGCGGCGAAGGCGTGCAGCAAGCCCTGCTCAAAATTTTGGAAGGCACCGTGGCCAACGTGCCGCCGCAAGGGGGCCGCAAGCACCCGCAACAGGAGTATCTGCAAATTGATACCAAGAACATCCTGTTCATCTGCGGCGGGGCCTTTGAAGGTCTGGAAGATATCATCCGACGCCGCCGCAAGGAAAGCGTGATCGGATTCATGAGCGAGCCCGCGATGACGAAGGAAGAGGAGACCCTCATCCTGCGCGAGGTTCAGCCGGACGACCTGCTGAAATTCGGCCTCATCCCCGAGTTCATCGGGCGCTTGCCGGTGCTCACCTCGCTCGACCAACTGGACGAGGAAACCTTGGTGCGCATCCTTAGCGAGCCGAAAAACTCGCTCATCAAGCAATACGCCCGCTTGTTCGAACTCGATGGCGTGGAGCTTGAGGTGCAGGAAGGTGCGTTACGCGAAATCGCCCACGAGGCGATCAAGCGCAAAACCGGAGCCCGTGCGCTACGCGCTATTCTGGAAAGTCTGATGCTGGAGATCATGTTCGAAGTGCCGAGCAACGAGGACGTGAAGAAGGTAATCGTGCCCGAGGGCGCAGTCGGCAAAACCGCCGAACCGCAACTGCTCACGGCGGAAGATCTGAAGAAGGCGAGCTAA
- a CDS encoding type II/IV secretion system protein yields MDQQFSDTNWGAMKRFRLILRESGQQREMGGSEMSLAVGIVDNIITTALDTGTSDIHLQPEREQLSIRYRQDGVLHDNGALPPEHANNVIARLKLAAGMRIDENREPQDGRIDMEYNGRRLGARVSCVPCLNGEKIVMRILDPAAMRVELPKLGMPQPVLENWSRCISVPYGLILVTGPTGSGKTSTLYASLHQLDSKLRNIVTVEDPIEYEFDKNIAQVQVTDKMGFPKVMRSFLRQDPDVMMVGEMRDPESLAIGIQAGLTGHLVLSTLHTNNSIETVSRMVDMGAEPYLIAGVCVGILAQRLIRLNCGKCRQPYKPSAEEVEMLRLSSDQLAQGKFAKGAGCPECRGTGYKGRMGVFELVMGNADFKAAIARHAPMREMEEVAKAQGFHTMLDDGLFKVMNGWTTPDEVLKAVYTQAMA; encoded by the coding sequence ATGGATCAACAATTCTCCGATACCAATTGGGGCGCGATGAAGCGCTTCCGCCTCATTCTTCGCGAAAGCGGCCAGCAGCGGGAAATGGGCGGCAGCGAGATGTCGCTGGCCGTCGGCATTGTTGACAACATCATCACCACCGCGCTGGACACCGGCACCAGCGACATTCACCTGCAGCCCGAGCGCGAGCAGCTGAGCATTCGCTACCGCCAAGATGGCGTCCTGCACGACAACGGCGCGTTGCCGCCCGAGCACGCGAACAACGTCATTGCGCGTCTCAAGCTCGCCGCGGGCATGCGCATCGACGAAAATCGCGAACCCCAAGACGGCCGCATTGACATGGAATACAACGGACGCCGACTCGGCGCGCGGGTTTCGTGTGTGCCGTGTCTCAATGGCGAAAAAATCGTCATGCGGATTCTCGACCCCGCCGCCATGCGCGTTGAGCTGCCGAAGCTCGGCATGCCGCAGCCGGTGCTGGAGAACTGGTCGCGCTGTATCTCGGTGCCGTACGGCCTCATCTTGGTGACCGGCCCAACGGGTTCGGGCAAAACCTCGACGCTCTACGCGAGTCTGCACCAACTCGATTCCAAACTCCGCAACATCGTCACGGTCGAGGACCCGATTGAATACGAGTTCGACAAGAACATCGCGCAGGTGCAGGTGACCGACAAAATGGGCTTCCCCAAGGTGATGCGCAGCTTCCTACGACAAGACCCCGACGTCATGATGGTCGGTGAAATGCGCGACCCCGAATCGCTCGCCATCGGCATTCAGGCCGGGCTTACAGGCCACTTGGTGCTCTCGACTCTGCACACCAACAACAGCATCGAAACGGTCAGCCGCATGGTGGACATGGGCGCCGAACCGTACCTCATCGCCGGGGTTTGCGTGGGAATTCTCGCCCAGCGCCTCATCCGATTGAACTGCGGCAAATGCCGCCAACCCTACAAGCCGAGCGCCGAGGAAGTGGAGATGCTGCGACTGAGCAGTGACCAACTCGCGCAGGGCAAGTTTGCCAAGGGCGCGGGCTGCCCCGAGTGCCGCGGCACGGGCTACAAGGGCCGCATGGGCGTGTTCGAACTGGTCATGGGCAACGCCGACTTTAAGGCCGCCATCGCCCGCCACGCACCGATGCGCGAAATGGAAGAAGTCGCCAAGGCGCAAGGCTTCCACACCATGCTGGACGACGGATTGTTCAAGGTCATGAACGGGTGGACGACCCCGGATGAGGTTTTGAAGGCCGTCTACACGCAGGCCATGGCGTAG
- a CDS encoding ThuA domain-containing protein, with protein sequence MRTLIISGGWDGHHPHAVAELLAAHIGGEVTLSTSLDDCPQAHEFDVVIPNWTMGEISGEQAQALLAAVAAGTGLVGLHGGMGDAFRSCTEFQFAVGGQFVAHPGDGRPYRVRFRGEWPLTAGLSDFDVVTEQYYMHVDPAIRVLATCRFDEFDTEMPAVWTKLHGEGRVFYCSLGHDPSVVAHPTVLELMRRGVLWAASRGDLQGARLGEVL encoded by the coding sequence GTGCGGACGCTCATCATTTCCGGCGGTTGGGATGGGCACCATCCCCACGCGGTGGCGGAACTTCTCGCCGCCCACATCGGCGGGGAAGTCACGCTTTCGACGAGCCTCGACGATTGTCCGCAGGCTCACGAGTTCGATGTGGTGATTCCTAACTGGACCATGGGCGAGATTTCCGGCGAGCAGGCGCAAGCCTTGCTGGCGGCGGTCGCGGCGGGTACGGGGCTGGTCGGATTGCACGGCGGCATGGGCGACGCGTTTCGCAGTTGCACCGAGTTTCAGTTCGCGGTCGGCGGTCAGTTTGTGGCGCACCCCGGCGATGGCCGCCCGTATCGGGTGCGGTTCCGCGGCGAGTGGCCGCTCACGGCCGGGCTCAGCGATTTCGACGTGGTAACCGAGCAGTACTACATGCACGTGGACCCCGCGATTCGGGTGCTGGCCACGTGCCGATTCGACGAGTTTGATACGGAGATGCCGGCGGTCTGGACCAAACTGCACGGCGAGGGCCGCGTCTTCTACTGCTCGCTCGGGCACGATCCATCGGTGGTCGCGCACCCCACCGTGCTCGAACTCATGCGGCGAGGCGTTTTATGGGCTGCGAGCCGAGGCGACTTGCAGGGCGCGCGTCTGGGCGAGGTGCTCTAG
- a CDS encoding Gfo/Idh/MocA family oxidoreductase: protein MGIVGCGNIAGIYAENSRRLPEIDLVACADLDPAKAREFAARHGISAVTVDELLADPSVELIINLTTPLAHYAVARAALQNGKHVYNEKPLAGQVEEGRELLTLAAERGLRVGGAPDTFMGAGYQTAKNLIERGEIGRPLSAVAMMLCPGHEHWHPNPAFYYQPGAGPMFDMGPYYLTAMVHLFGRVRRVQSTATRAHDRRLISSQTRAGEFAEVEVDTHIQALLEFESGFVATLITSFDVQAHQLPHLQVFGSAGSLNCPDPNGFGGPLHLWTKDSPAWTEVALETPHHENWRGLGVADLIASIGENREPAASGELAQHVLEVMHLACTAQGV, encoded by the coding sequence GTGGGCATCGTCGGCTGCGGCAACATCGCCGGAATCTACGCCGAGAATTCGCGTCGCCTCCCCGAGATTGACCTCGTGGCCTGTGCCGACCTCGACCCGGCGAAGGCAAGGGAGTTCGCCGCCCGCCACGGCATCAGCGCCGTTACGGTGGACGAACTGCTAGCCGACCCGAGCGTGGAGCTGATTATCAACCTCACCACGCCCTTGGCTCACTACGCGGTGGCTCGCGCCGCGCTGCAAAACGGCAAGCACGTCTACAACGAGAAGCCGTTGGCCGGCCAAGTAGAAGAAGGTCGCGAACTGCTTACCCTGGCCGCCGAGCGCGGCTTGCGTGTGGGTGGCGCGCCCGATACGTTCATGGGCGCTGGCTACCAAACCGCGAAGAACCTCATCGAGCGCGGGGAAATCGGCCGCCCGCTGTCGGCAGTCGCCATGATGCTGTGTCCGGGTCACGAGCACTGGCATCCCAATCCGGCGTTTTATTACCAGCCCGGGGCCGGGCCGATGTTCGACATGGGGCCGTACTATCTGACCGCCATGGTCCATCTTTTTGGCCGCGTTCGGCGGGTGCAATCCACGGCGACGCGCGCGCATGATCGGCGACTCATCTCGAGCCAGACGCGCGCGGGCGAGTTCGCCGAAGTGGAAGTGGACACCCATATCCAGGCGTTGCTCGAGTTCGAATCCGGGTTTGTGGCGACGCTCATCACCAGCTTCGACGTGCAGGCGCACCAACTTCCGCATCTGCAGGTGTTCGGGAGCGCGGGCTCGCTCAACTGCCCCGACCCCAACGGCTTTGGCGGGCCGCTCCACCTCTGGACCAAGGACTCGCCGGCCTGGACCGAGGTTGCGCTGGAGACTCCTCACCATGAAAACTGGCGCGGGCTTGGCGTGGCCGACCTCATCGCGAGCATCGGCGAGAATCGCGAGCCAGCCGCCAGCGGCGAGCTAGCTCAGCACGTGCTGGAAGTTATGCATTTAGCTTGTACTGCTCAAGGTGTTTGA
- a CDS encoding glycine--tRNA ligase subunit alpha, whose product MSKPVVTLQNLIQILNEYWGAQGCAILQPYDTEVGAGTKHPATALRSLGPEPWNVAYVQPSRRPADGRYTRNPQRSQRYYQYQVVMKPSPDNIVDLYMGSLDALGFDTSKHDVRLVEDDWEDQAAGASGIGWEVWLDGTEITQFTFFQQMGGVECNPVCAEITYGPERLCLMLNGQNSFWQDLKWNDTLMYRDVDFQLEMQHNVYNFEVASTEMLFQLFDLYEAESKRVVETPVFFNGDLGILTTDDAYAGELSPEQKQAAREKVGAIGLAYPALDLALKCSHIFNVLDARGAVSVTERAAYINRIRARVRACCLKHLEQYKLNA is encoded by the coding sequence GTGAGCAAGCCCGTCGTCACCCTTCAGAACCTAATCCAGATTCTCAACGAATATTGGGGGGCGCAAGGGTGCGCGATCCTGCAACCCTACGACACCGAGGTCGGCGCCGGGACCAAGCACCCCGCCACCGCGCTGCGATCGCTGGGGCCGGAGCCGTGGAACGTGGCTTACGTGCAGCCCAGCCGACGCCCCGCCGACGGCCGCTATACGCGAAACCCGCAGCGCAGTCAGCGCTACTACCAATATCAGGTGGTGATGAAGCCCAGCCCCGATAACATCGTGGACCTTTACATGGGCAGCCTCGACGCGTTGGGATTTGACACCAGCAAGCACGACGTGCGCTTGGTGGAGGACGACTGGGAGGATCAAGCCGCCGGCGCGAGCGGCATCGGCTGGGAAGTCTGGCTCGATGGCACCGAGATCACGCAGTTCACGTTCTTTCAACAAATGGGCGGCGTGGAATGCAACCCGGTGTGCGCCGAAATTACCTACGGCCCCGAGCGCCTTTGCCTGATGCTGAACGGCCAAAACAGCTTTTGGCAAGACCTCAAATGGAACGACACGCTGATGTACCGCGACGTGGATTTCCAATTGGAGATGCAGCACAACGTCTACAACTTCGAGGTCGCAAGCACGGAAATGCTCTTTCAGCTCTTTGACCTGTACGAGGCCGAGTCGAAGCGCGTCGTGGAGACGCCCGTCTTCTTCAACGGCGATCTGGGCATCCTCACCACCGACGACGCCTATGCCGGCGAGCTTTCTCCTGAGCAAAAGCAAGCCGCTCGCGAAAAGGTGGGCGCGATTGGCCTCGCCTATCCGGCGCTAGATTTGGCGTTGAAGTGCAGCCACATTTTCAACGTGCTGGATGCTCGTGGCGCGGTTTCGGTGACGGAGCGCGCGGCCTACATCAACCGGATTCGGGCGCGAGTTCGCGCGTGCTGCCTCAAGCACCTTGAACAGTACAAGCTAAATGCATAA